From the genome of Mesorhizobium japonicum MAFF 303099, one region includes:
- a CDS encoding ABC transporter ATP-binding protein, translating into MTVVLAESFAPIVRHDHDGRQDQPIIDARNIEVAFKVEHGVVEAVKDISFQLYRGETIAIVGESGSGKSVTARAVMGLLSRRATVSPKSSICYDGQNILKFPESERRKLRGNRISMIFQEPMSSLNPIYTVGSQIVEAIRVHRKVSRRQAWARALELLRHVQIPEPEARLKQYPHQLSGGQRQRVMIAMALANDPDVLIADEPTTALDVTVQAQILNLIRNLQKELRMAVILITHDLTVVRKFSDYVYVMQHGAMCEHNVTERLFADPQHPYTQRLLAAEPRGRPQPLPEGSGAILEANDVRVCFMLRHGGFLKPDWRELVAVDDLGLRLCRHETLGLVGESGSGKTTFGQALLRLIDARRGEIRFDGQPIQGLSRNEMRPLRSRMQIVFQDPFSSLNPRMTIGQIIEEGLIVNSLGATRAERVDRVREALVSAGMPGDILSRFPHEFSGGQRQRIAIARAIALEPELILLDEPTSALDLSVQAQIIDLLRKLQDERGLSYLFISHDLKVVRALCHRVIVMQHGKIVEQGPVDEILTNPKTAYTERLVRAAFDVA; encoded by the coding sequence ATGACCGTCGTACTCGCCGAGTCCTTCGCGCCCATCGTTCGTCATGACCATGACGGGCGCCAGGACCAGCCCATCATCGACGCCCGCAACATCGAGGTCGCCTTCAAGGTCGAGCACGGCGTTGTCGAAGCGGTCAAGGACATCTCGTTCCAGCTCTATCGCGGCGAGACGATCGCCATCGTCGGCGAATCCGGTTCCGGCAAGTCGGTGACGGCGCGCGCCGTCATGGGGCTGCTGTCGCGCCGGGCCACCGTGTCGCCGAAATCGAGCATCTGTTACGACGGCCAGAACATCCTGAAATTCCCCGAGAGCGAGCGGCGCAAGCTGCGCGGCAACCGCATCTCGATGATCTTCCAGGAGCCGATGAGCTCGCTCAACCCGATCTATACGGTCGGCAGCCAGATCGTCGAGGCAATCCGGGTGCATCGCAAGGTGAGCCGCAGGCAAGCCTGGGCGCGGGCGCTCGAGCTGCTGCGGCATGTCCAGATCCCCGAGCCGGAGGCGCGGCTCAAGCAGTATCCGCACCAGCTCTCGGGCGGTCAGCGGCAGCGCGTGATGATTGCCATGGCACTGGCCAATGATCCCGACGTGTTGATCGCCGATGAGCCGACCACCGCGCTCGACGTCACCGTCCAGGCGCAGATCCTGAACCTGATCCGCAATCTGCAGAAAGAGCTGCGGATGGCGGTGATCCTGATCACCCACGATCTCACCGTGGTGCGCAAATTCTCCGACTATGTCTATGTCATGCAGCATGGCGCGATGTGCGAGCACAACGTCACCGAACGGCTGTTTGCGGACCCACAGCACCCCTACACGCAGCGGCTGCTCGCCGCGGAGCCGCGCGGGCGTCCGCAGCCGCTTCCTGAGGGCAGCGGCGCCATCCTCGAGGCGAATGATGTGCGCGTCTGCTTCATGCTGCGCCATGGCGGTTTCCTGAAGCCCGACTGGCGCGAGCTGGTCGCCGTCGACGATCTCGGCCTCAGGCTTTGCCGCCACGAGACGCTGGGGCTGGTTGGCGAATCCGGTTCCGGCAAGACCACCTTCGGCCAGGCGCTGTTGAGATTGATCGACGCCAGGCGCGGCGAGATCCGTTTCGACGGTCAACCGATCCAAGGCCTGTCGCGCAACGAGATGCGGCCGCTGCGCTCGCGCATGCAGATCGTTTTCCAGGATCCGTTCTCCTCGCTCAACCCGCGCATGACGATCGGCCAGATCATCGAGGAGGGGCTGATCGTCAACAGCCTCGGCGCGACGCGGGCGGAGCGGGTGGACCGGGTGCGTGAGGCGCTGGTCAGCGCCGGCATGCCGGGTGATATCCTGTCGCGGTTCCCGCATGAATTCTCCGGTGGTCAGCGGCAGCGCATCGCGATCGCCCGCGCCATCGCGCTCGAGCCCGAACTCATCTTGCTCGACGAGCCGACATCGGCGCTCGACCTCTCCGTCCAGGCGCAGATCATCGACCTCTTGCGCAAGCTGCAGGACGAGCGCGGCCTCAGCTACCTCTTCATTTCGCACGACCTCAAGGTGGTGCGCGCGCTGTGCCATCGCGTCATCGTCATGCAGCATGGCAAGATCGTCGAGCAGGGACCCGTCGACGAGATCCTCACAAATCCCAAGACCGCCTACACCGAACGGCTCGTCCGAGCCGCTTTCGACGTGGCTTGA
- a CDS encoding alpha-glucosidase/alpha-galactosidase gives MARHPRITFIGAGSTVFMKNIVGDVLQRPALSGATIALMDINPQRLEESAIVVNKLIATLGVKAKAETYSDQRKALAGADFVVVAFQIGGYEPCTITDFEVPKKYGLRQTIADTLGVGGIMRGLRTVPHLWKICEDMLAVCPEAIMLQYVNPMAINTWAISEKYPTIKQVGLCHSVQGTAMELAHDLSLPYDEIRYRSAGINHMAFYLKFEHRQPDGSYRDLYPDLVRAYREGRAPKPGWNPRCPNKVRYEMLTRLGYFVTESSEHFAEYTPYFIKEGRPDLIEKYGIPLDEYPKRCIEQIERWKDQAQAYRSAQRIEVEESREYASSIMNSVWTGEPSVIYGNVRNNGCITSLPRDCAAEVPCLVDASGIQPTYIGDLPPQLTALIRTNINVQELTVRALMSENREHIYHAAMMDPHTAAELDLDQICSLVDDLLAAHGDWLPAWARVSRKTEAA, from the coding sequence ATGGCAAGACATCCCAGGATCACTTTCATCGGCGCCGGCTCGACCGTGTTCATGAAGAACATTGTCGGCGACGTGCTGCAGCGGCCGGCCCTCTCGGGCGCGACGATCGCGCTGATGGACATCAATCCGCAGCGGCTGGAAGAGAGCGCCATCGTCGTCAACAAGCTGATCGCGACGCTCGGCGTGAAGGCGAAGGCCGAGACCTATTCCGACCAGCGCAAGGCCCTTGCCGGGGCCGATTTCGTCGTCGTCGCCTTCCAGATCGGCGGCTACGAGCCCTGCACCATCACCGACTTCGAAGTGCCGAAGAAATACGGCCTGCGCCAGACGATCGCCGACACGCTCGGCGTCGGCGGCATCATGCGCGGCCTCAGAACCGTGCCGCATCTGTGGAAGATCTGCGAGGACATGCTCGCCGTCTGCCCCGAAGCGATCATGCTGCAATATGTCAACCCGATGGCGATCAACACCTGGGCGATCTCGGAGAAATACCCCACCATCAAGCAGGTCGGGCTCTGTCACTCGGTGCAGGGCACGGCGATGGAACTCGCTCACGACCTCTCGCTGCCGTATGACGAGATCCGCTATCGGTCGGCCGGCATCAACCACATGGCCTTCTACCTGAAATTCGAGCACCGCCAGCCCGACGGCTCCTACCGCGACCTCTATCCGGATCTCGTGCGCGCCTATCGCGAAGGCCGCGCGCCCAAGCCGGGCTGGAATCCACGCTGCCCCAACAAGGTACGCTACGAGATGCTGACCAGGCTCGGCTATTTCGTCACCGAAAGCTCGGAGCATTTCGCCGAGTACACGCCCTATTTCATCAAGGAGGGTCGCCCCGATCTGATCGAGAAATACGGCATTCCGCTCGACGAATACCCCAAGCGCTGCATCGAGCAGATCGAGCGCTGGAAAGACCAGGCGCAGGCCTACCGCTCGGCCCAGCGCATCGAGGTCGAGGAGTCCAGGGAGTATGCCTCCTCGATCATGAACTCGGTCTGGACCGGCGAACCGTCGGTGATCTACGGCAATGTCCGCAACAATGGCTGCATCACCTCGCTGCCCCGCGACTGCGCCGCCGAAGTGCCCTGCCTTGTCGATGCCTCCGGCATTCAGCCGACCTATATAGGCGATCTGCCGCCGCAGCTGACGGCGCTGATCCGCACCAACATCAATGTCCAGGAACTGACGGTGCGGGCTCTGATGAGCGAGAACCGCGAGCACATTTACCATGCGGCGATGATGGATCCGCACACGGCGGCCGAACTCGACCTCGACCAGATCTGCTCACTGGTCGATGATCTCCTGGCCGCTCACGGCGACTGGCTACCGGCCTGGGCGCGCGTGAGCCGCAAGACCGAGGCCGCCTGA
- the yacG gene encoding DNA gyrase inhibitor YacG — MNSDSKITPLRPKRPCPECGKPSARDTFPFCSARCKDIDLNRWLKGAYVIKARDDEEEPDADEPK, encoded by the coding sequence ATGAATTCCGACTCCAAAATCACGCCGCTGCGGCCAAAGCGCCCCTGCCCCGAATGCGGCAAGCCGTCGGCGCGCGACACCTTTCCGTTCTGCTCGGCCCGCTGCAAGGACATCGACCTCAACCGCTGGCTGAAGGGCGCCTATGTCATCAAGGCCCGCGACGACGAGGAAGAACCCGACGCCGACGAGCCCAAGTAA
- a CDS encoding Maf-like protein, protein MSILQKLVLASGSPRRIELLQQAGIEPDRILPADIDETPLRAEHPRSLAKRLSTEKAEKAFASLKTETGYAPSFVLAADTVVAVGRRILPKAETLDDAANCLGLLSGRSHRVYSGICLITPGGKLRQRLVETRVRFKRLPREEIEAYVASGEWRGKAGGYAVQGLAGSFVVKLVGSYTNIVGLPLYETVALLSGEGFKIHQSWLTARP, encoded by the coding sequence ATGAGCATTTTGCAGAAGCTGGTGCTTGCCTCGGGTTCGCCGCGCCGCATCGAACTGTTGCAGCAGGCCGGCATCGAGCCGGACCGTATCCTGCCAGCCGATATCGACGAAACGCCGCTGCGTGCCGAGCATCCGCGCTCGCTGGCCAAGCGGCTATCGACGGAAAAGGCCGAGAAGGCGTTCGCGTCGCTGAAGACCGAGACGGGTTATGCGCCAAGCTTCGTGCTGGCCGCCGATACTGTGGTCGCGGTCGGGCGGCGCATCCTGCCCAAGGCCGAAACGCTGGACGATGCCGCCAACTGCCTCGGGCTGTTGTCCGGCCGCTCGCACCGGGTCTATTCCGGCATCTGCCTGATCACGCCGGGCGGCAAGCTGCGCCAGCGACTGGTCGAGACGCGGGTGCGTTTCAAGCGACTGCCGCGCGAGGAGATCGAAGCCTATGTCGCCTCGGGCGAATGGCGCGGCAAGGCAGGCGGCTATGCCGTCCAGGGTCTCGCCGGCTCGTTCGTCGTCAAGCTGGTCGGCTCCTACACCAACATCGTCGGCCTGCCGCTCTACGAGACGGTGGCGTTGCTATCGGGCGAAGGCTTCAAGATCCATCAGAGCTGGCTGACCGCACGGCCATGA
- the infA gene encoding translation initiation factor IF-1, with the protein MPKEEVLEFPGVVTELLPNAMFRVKLENEHEIIAHTAGRMRKNRIRVLTGDKVLVEMTPYDLTKGRITYRFK; encoded by the coding sequence ATGCCGAAGGAAGAAGTCCTCGAGTTTCCGGGTGTCGTGACGGAATTGTTGCCGAACGCGATGTTCCGGGTGAAGCTCGAAAACGAACATGAGATCATCGCCCATACGGCCGGCCGCATGCGCAAGAACCGCATCCGCGTGCTGACCGGCGACAAGGTTCTGGTCGAGATGACGCCATACGACCTGACCAAGGGCCGCATCACCTACCGCTTCAAGTAA
- a CDS encoding low molecular weight phosphatase family protein → MAGLALVPGAPPRSILFLCGMNAVRSPMAEQLARRMLPATIFVASAGVRAGERDPFVDAVLAEEGLSLGERHPKTLDDLEDDYFDLIVTLAPEAHHAALELTRSLAVEVEYWPTQDPTNASGTREQIMAAYRDVRERLKLRISRRFLASDAKNAKD, encoded by the coding sequence CTGGCGGGGCTAGCCCTGGTACCCGGCGCCCCGCCCCGCTCGATCCTGTTCCTGTGCGGCATGAATGCCGTGCGCTCGCCAATGGCCGAGCAATTGGCGCGCCGGATGCTGCCCGCCACCATTTTCGTTGCCTCGGCCGGCGTGCGCGCCGGCGAGCGCGACCCGTTCGTCGACGCCGTGCTGGCGGAGGAGGGCCTGTCGCTGGGCGAGCGTCATCCCAAGACGCTGGACGATCTCGAGGATGACTATTTCGACCTGATCGTGACGCTGGCACCGGAGGCGCACCATGCCGCGCTGGAACTCACCCGCTCGCTCGCCGTCGAGGTCGAATACTGGCCGACACAGGACCCGACCAACGCCAGCGGCACGCGCGAACAGATCATGGCGGCCTACCGCGACGTGCGCGAGCGGCTGAAGTTGCGCATAAGCCGACGTTTCTTGGCTTCAGACGCAAAAAACGCGAAGGATTAA
- a CDS encoding UPF0262 family protein translates to MTGSDQTRAKLIDIELDESIGRSTPDVEHERAVAIFDLIEENSFQPVNDSGAGPYRLKLSLAEQRLVFAVAREDGTAVVTHILSLTPLRRIVKDYYMICESYYDAIRSSTPSHIEAIDMGRRGLHNEGSQTLMDRLSGKIDIDFDTARRLFTLVCVLHWRG, encoded by the coding sequence ATGACGGGCTCCGATCAAACCCGCGCAAAGCTGATCGATATCGAACTCGATGAATCGATCGGCCGTTCGACGCCCGATGTCGAGCATGAGCGAGCGGTGGCGATCTTCGACCTGATCGAGGAGAACAGTTTTCAGCCCGTCAACGACAGCGGCGCCGGCCCCTACCGGCTGAAACTGTCGCTGGCCGAGCAGCGCCTGGTCTTCGCCGTGGCGCGCGAGGATGGCACCGCGGTGGTCACCCACATCCTGTCGCTGACGCCGCTCAGGCGCATCGTCAAGGATTACTACATGATCTGCGAGAGCTATTACGACGCCATCCGCTCCTCGACGCCGAGCCATATCGAGGCGATCGACATGGGCCGGCGCGGCTTGCACAACGAAGGTTCGCAGACGCTGATGGATCGGCTGTCCGGCAAGATCGACATCGATTTCGACACGGCGCGCCGGCTGTTCACGCTGGTTTGCGTGCTGCACTGGCGGGGCTAG